One Campylobacter sp. RM16192 genomic region harbors:
- the rnpA gene encoding ribonuclease P protein component, with the protein MTVYKEASKWYCDCCTIFYKPSSEPKLAIVASKKVGKAVVRNRCKRLLRAVFNQIHNELEDGVYVVIVKAGLEQIPYLKIQKNISWALKKLGCLKQ; encoded by the coding sequence TTGACGGTTTATAAAGAGGCAAGCAAGTGGTATTGCGATTGCTGCACTATTTTTTATAAACCTTCAAGCGAGCCTAAACTAGCCATAGTAGCTAGCAAAAAAGTTGGCAAAGCTGTAGTTCGTAATCGTTGCAAAAGGCTATTGCGAGCAGTTTTTAATCAAATTCATAATGAGCTTGAAGACGGTGTTTATGTGGTTATTGTTAAGGCGGGACTTGAGCAGATCCCTTATTTAAAGATTCAGAAAAATATATCCTGGGCTTTAAAAAAGCTTGGATGCTTGAAGCAATAA
- the yidD gene encoding membrane protein insertion efficiency factor YidD → MLEAIKITMREAMISLIKFYQRYISKFTPKSCRYYPTCSEYAVWQFQNNNFFLAFLATIIRILRCNQLFRGGIDYPVIYKKFSSFSIFYQNVRPNINFWFIRYKENKFYVIKVLDSLKEK, encoded by the coding sequence ATGCTTGAAGCAATAAAAATAACGATGAGAGAGGCAATGATATCTTTAATCAAATTTTATCAGCGTTATATTTCTAAATTTACTCCAAAGTCATGCCGATACTATCCTACATGCTCAGAATATGCCGTTTGGCAGTTTCAAAACAATAATTTTTTTTTAGCTTTTTTGGCTACTATTATTAGAATTCTTCGTTGCAATCAGCTATTTAGAGGTGGTATAGATTACCCTGTTATTTATAAAAAATTTAGCTCTTTTTCAATTTTTTACCAAAACGTTAGACCTAATATAAATTTTTGGTTTATCCGATATAAAGAGAATAAATTTTATGTTATAAAAGTCTTAGATTCGTTAAAGGAAAAATAG
- the yidC gene encoding membrane protein insertase YidC yields MLDKLSVQKRVVLATVISFIFFIVYDYFFIPKNLPIDQNITVGVQETQVKQAPVTTSNSTASVPDMSASQTKTIATIKGAYFEAQIDNLGRISKFYLNEDKYKNEDGGRIELTSKTLLPLEIRFSDTNLNEQAFKTDYVSNLSQIDVTSSKQTLVLTQNLNGSKVVKNITFYPSGNYDLEVSVSNGEYFITPGFRPSVVVDNYTVHGALIRHADEKLTILEDGDLEGTEKFDDVNVAADSDRYYTALFYSFDKPLNVVMSKDTADNAIVFIKNTGDFKTSGYIGAKDHKTLESIDARLTDVIEYGWFTFIAKPMFGFLNLLYGYIGNWGWAIVVLTLIIRLVLFPLTYKGMLSMNKLKELSPKIKELQAKYKGDPQKLNAHMMELYKKHGANPMGGCLPILMQIPIFFAIYRVLLNAIELKAAPWILWIQDLAVMDPYFVLPILMGITMFLQQKLTPTTFADPMQEKIMKFLPLIFTFFFVTFPAGLTLYWFVNNVCSVIQQIFVNKLFEKHKKVEVKA; encoded by the coding sequence GTGTTAGATAAACTATCTGTTCAAAAGAGAGTTGTTTTGGCTACGGTCATCTCTTTTATTTTTTTTATAGTATATGATTATTTTTTTATCCCTAAAAATTTGCCAATAGATCAAAATATAACAGTGGGTGTTCAAGAAACACAAGTAAAACAAGCACCTGTTACAACTTCAAATTCCACCGCTTCTGTACCTGATATGAGCGCAAGTCAAACCAAGACAATAGCTACTATCAAAGGTGCTTATTTTGAAGCGCAAATTGATAATTTAGGCAGAATTTCAAAATTTTATTTAAATGAAGATAAATACAAAAATGAAGATGGAGGCAGGATAGAGCTAACTTCTAAAACCCTTCTTCCGCTTGAAATTAGATTTAGCGATACAAATTTAAACGAGCAGGCGTTTAAAACAGACTATGTAAGCAATCTTAGTCAGATAGACGTTACGAGCTCAAAGCAAACTTTGGTTTTAACTCAAAATTTAAATGGATCTAAAGTAGTTAAAAACATTACTTTCTATCCTAGTGGTAACTATGATTTGGAAGTTTCGGTTAGCAACGGAGAGTATTTTATAACTCCTGGATTTAGACCAAGTGTGGTTGTGGATAATTATACTGTTCATGGAGCACTTATACGTCATGCGGATGAGAAGTTAACTATACTAGAAGATGGCGATTTAGAGGGCACTGAAAAATTTGATGATGTGAATGTAGCAGCCGATAGCGATAGATACTATACTGCTTTATTTTACTCTTTTGATAAGCCTTTAAATGTAGTGATGTCTAAAGATACAGCCGATAATGCCATAGTTTTTATTAAAAATACAGGAGATTTTAAGACTAGCGGGTATATAGGAGCTAAAGATCATAAGACATTGGAGTCTATAGACGCCAGATTAACAGATGTCATAGAGTATGGATGGTTTACATTTATAGCTAAGCCTATGTTTGGGTTTTTAAATTTACTTTATGGATATATAGGAAACTGGGGTTGGGCTATAGTAGTGCTTACATTGATTATAAGACTTGTGCTATTCCCTCTTACATACAAGGGAATGCTATCTATGAATAAGCTTAAAGAGCTTTCTCCAAAAATTAAGGAGCTTCAGGCTAAGTACAAAGGAGATCCGCAAAAGCTAAACGCTCATATGATGGAGCTTTATAAAAAACACGGTGCGAATCCTATGGGAGGTTGCTTGCCTATACTTATGCAGATTCCGATATTTTTCGCAATTTATAGGGTTTTATTAAATGCTATAGAGCTAAAAGCTGCTCCATGGATACTTTGGATACAAGATCTAGCTGTTATGGATCCATATTTCGTTTTGCCTATACTTATGGGTATTACAATGTTTTTACAACAAAAGCTTACGCCTACGACATTTGCAGATCCTATGCAAGAGAAGATTATGAAATTCCTGCCTTTGATTTTTACATTCTTCTTTGTGACATTCCCTGCAGGACTTACTCTTTATTGGTTCGTAAATAACGTTTGCTCGGTTATTCAACAAATTTTTGTAAATAAGCTCTTTGAAAAACACAAAAAAGTGGAGGTAAAGGCATAA
- a CDS encoding Jag N-terminal domain-containing protein has translation MRIEANNLQEAFQKAAAELNCSVTELDIKIIQNPSSGFLGFFKKTAIIEAYRENKEKKDKEGSKNGSKFEKKHKKDRVENKEHSSENCSDHVENKKDSKNSQKSERSNDKKRNRNKKRNHENRDEKQALNGNFTKADKKEEPSKTTSANISDNAFKFDESEQTHLYVEPSQEVEQKPKANKESCKNILDNSIIDTFNKSDFDDKFDDKEDKTNENKAKEQKPRADIEKVLPEIRENLTNLLNASCFKIDRIEVSKFNDDTILIELDGEDAALLIGKEGYRYKAISYLVYNWIGSKYNISVRLEIAEFLKNQEAAMDEYLKGIIERVNSSKKAKTKPLDGILVKIALEKLREQFPDKYVGIKSDGDKQFVVVNDFVKKHE, from the coding sequence ATGCGTATAGAGGCTAATAATTTACAAGAGGCCTTTCAGAAGGCTGCCGCTGAACTTAATTGCTCTGTTACTGAGCTTGATATTAAGATTATTCAAAATCCAAGCTCTGGATTTTTGGGCTTTTTTAAAAAAACGGCAATAATAGAGGCTTATAGAGAAAATAAAGAGAAAAAAGACAAAGAGGGTTCAAAAAACGGCTCCAAATTCGAAAAAAAACATAAAAAAGATAGAGTCGAAAATAAAGAACATAGCTCTGAAAATTGCAGTGATCATGTTGAAAATAAAAAAGATAGCAAAAATTCTCAAAAATCTGAAAGATCAAACGATAAAAAACGCAATAGAAATAAAAAAAGAAATCATGAAAACAGGGATGAAAAACAGGCCTTAAACGGAAATTTCACAAAAGCGGACAAAAAAGAAGAGCCTTCAAAAACCACATCCGCTAATATATCCGATAATGCTTTTAAATTTGATGAATCTGAACAAACTCATTTATATGTAGAGCCTAGTCAAGAAGTCGAGCAAAAGCCAAAAGCGAATAAAGAGAGTTGTAAAAATATTCTTGATAATTCGATCATTGATACCTTTAATAAAAGTGACTTCGATGATAAATTCGATGATAAAGAGGATAAAACTAACGAAAATAAAGCAAAAGAGCAAAAGCCAAGAGCTGATATAGAGAAAGTTTTGCCTGAGATAAGAGAAAATTTGACAAATCTTTTAAATGCTAGTTGCTTTAAAATAGATAGGATAGAGGTTAGTAAATTTAATGACGATACTATATTAATAGAGCTTGACGGTGAGGATGCAGCACTTCTTATAGGCAAAGAAGGGTATAGATATAAGGCGATTTCATACCTTGTCTATAATTGGATAGGGTCTAAATATAATATTTCAGTTCGTCTTGAGATAGCTGAGTTCTTAAAAAATCAAGAGGCGGCCATGGATGAGTATTTAAAAGGCATAATAGAGAGGGTTAACTCATCTAAAAAAGCCAAAACCAAGCCACTTGATGGAATTTTAGTCAAAATCGCACTAGAAAAACTACGCGAGCAATTTCCAGATAAATATGTAGGCATAAAAAGCGATGGGGATAAGCAATTCGTAGTGGTTAATGATTTTGTAAAAAAGCATGAATGA
- the mnmE gene encoding tRNA uridine-5-carboxymethylaminomethyl(34) synthesis GTPase MnmE has protein sequence MNDTIVAIATAHGVGSICIVRLSGENALGLAFKLTKLQTLKPRFATLAKIYSNDEFIDEGIVIYFKSPASFTGEDVVEFQTHGGFAVANLILSELIRLGARLAKPGEFSKRAFLNGKMDLSKAESIQNLINARSESAAKIIARAMKGDLGKFVDEIRDELVKTLAFVETSIDYADDDLPLNLMTEIKNMLATNHEKLDRIVGMSRSRKGLIEGFKVAIIGKPNVGKSSILNALLNYERAIISDEAGTTRDRIEESINIGTHLVRIIDTAGIRKDAGRIEQIGITHSLKAIEEADIILAVFDSSNIADEQDFEIINLLKDLQKKIFYILNKCDLELKFNSLDLAHVLKISAKNGASEIIKALEIYLDSQDVNEILLNSTRQIECCKNASFAIKRALNLLNESELELFAYEINSAIFNISSITRPFERAEILDQMFSNFCLGK, from the coding sequence ATGAATGATACAATAGTAGCTATTGCTACGGCTCACGGCGTAGGATCTATATGCATAGTAAGACTAAGTGGCGAAAATGCCCTTGGTCTAGCTTTTAAACTCACAAAACTTCAAACTCTCAAACCACGTTTTGCTACTCTTGCTAAGATTTATTCAAATGATGAATTTATCGATGAGGGAATAGTTATATATTTTAAATCTCCTGCGAGTTTTACTGGCGAAGATGTAGTTGAGTTTCAAACTCACGGCGGATTTGCGGTGGCGAATTTAATACTTTCAGAACTTATTAGGTTGGGCGCAAGATTGGCTAAACCTGGCGAATTTAGCAAGCGTGCGTTTTTAAATGGAAAGATGGATTTAAGTAAAGCCGAAAGCATACAAAATTTAATCAATGCAAGAAGTGAAAGTGCCGCTAAAATCATAGCTAGAGCCATGAAGGGCGATCTTGGTAAATTTGTAGACGAGATTAGAGATGAGCTTGTTAAAACTCTTGCTTTTGTTGAGACTAGTATAGATTATGCAGACGATGACCTGCCTTTAAATTTGATGACTGAAATAAAAAATATGCTTGCCACAAACCATGAAAAGCTAGATCGTATAGTCGGTATGAGCAGAAGTCGCAAAGGGCTTATAGAAGGCTTTAAAGTAGCTATAATAGGCAAACCAAATGTGGGCAAAAGCTCTATTTTAAACGCTCTTTTAAACTATGAAAGGGCTATTATCAGTGATGAGGCCGGCACTACTAGAGACCGCATAGAAGAGAGCATAAATATCGGCACTCATCTAGTTAGGATTATTGATACTGCAGGTATTCGTAAAGATGCGGGCAGGATAGAGCAAATAGGCATAACGCATTCGCTTAAGGCCATAGAAGAAGCCGATATAATTCTTGCTGTTTTTGATAGCTCAAATATTGCCGATGAACAGGATTTTGAGATAATTAATTTGCTTAAAGATCTTCAAAAAAAGATATTTTATATACTGAATAAATGTGACTTAGAGTTAAAATTTAATAGTTTGGATTTAGCTCATGTGCTTAAAATTTCAGCCAAAAATGGAGCAAGCGAGATAATAAAAGCCCTTGAAATTTATCTTGATAGTCAGGATGTAAATGAGATTTTATTAAACTCTACACGTCAGATTGAGTGTTGTAAAAATGCTAGTTTTGCTATAAAAAGAGCTTTAAATTTGTTAAACGAAAGCGAGCTTGAATTATTTGCATACGAGATAAATTCTGCTATTTTTAACATATCATCTATTACAAGACCTTTTGAAAGAGCTGAAATTTTAGATCAGATGTTTTCTAATTTTTGCTTAGGCAAGTGA
- the purL gene encoding phosphoribosylformylglycinamidine synthase subunit PurL, whose translation MDKATIKAHKISDGEYENILKILGREPNLLELGIFSAMWSEHCSYKSSKKYLSGFPTKAPWVLQGPGENAGVIDVGDGIAAVFKMESHNHPSFIEPYQGAATGVGGILRDVFTMGARVVANMNSLRFGQISGSSSVARHQRYLVKGVVAGISHYGNCMGIPTVGGEVSFDESFNGNILVNAFALGLCKSDEIFYGKAEGIGNPVIYVGSKTGRDGLGGAVMASDSFNDENKSLRPTVQVGDPFAEKLLLEACLELFKKDYIIGIQDMGAAGLTSSSFEMAGRSGSGMKMYLDRVPMRESGMTPYELMLSESQERMLICAKKGYEQKVVEIFKKWDLDAEIIGEVTDTGKMQLYWHGELAGEIPIDPVAQAAPVLDRPTKKPAYLDEIKDINLDKFEKVDNKTAFGKLLYDPHILNKSLIYDQYDANIQTNTIKQPGNLGASVIRVRQSGKAIAMGMECSPRHNYVDPKIGAAMAVASSGRKVAMSGAMPLAITDCLNYGNPENPEVMWQFAQGCDGIKEACRELMTPVVSGNVSLYNDTDGVSVYPTPAIVSVGVNESAHKNLPSVFVKEGTPIYLIGETTGEFAASLYMKNLYNSVSGELKEIDYKKERALWDLVIEANKEGVLEFANSVGTGGVAMTLVKMACMSEIGARCECKFGDSRWIFDESFSRAVVGVKDEAKFSELASKFGLKVSKIGVTGGSKFEIDGVSENLKDISEVYFNEFARVIKQED comes from the coding sequence ATGGATAAGGCTACGATAAAAGCGCATAAAATTAGCGACGGCGAGTATGAAAATATTCTTAAAATTTTAGGGCGTGAGCCGAATTTGCTTGAGCTGGGGATATTTTCTGCGATGTGGAGCGAGCATTGCAGCTACAAGTCAAGCAAAAAATACCTAAGCGGTTTTCCGACCAAAGCTCCTTGGGTCTTGCAAGGTCCCGGCGAAAACGCAGGCGTTATAGATGTGGGCGATGGAATTGCTGCCGTATTTAAGATGGAGAGTCATAACCATCCAAGCTTTATCGAGCCTTATCAGGGTGCAGCCACCGGTGTGGGTGGAATTTTGCGCGATGTATTTACCATGGGTGCAAGAGTCGTGGCGAACATGAACTCGCTTAGATTTGGACAAATTAGCGGTAGCTCAAGCGTAGCGCGCCACCAAAGATATCTTGTAAAAGGTGTGGTGGCTGGAATTTCTCACTACGGCAACTGCATGGGCATCCCGACTGTCGGAGGCGAAGTGAGCTTTGATGAGAGCTTTAATGGAAACATCCTTGTAAATGCCTTCGCTCTTGGACTTTGCAAAAGCGATGAAATTTTCTACGGCAAGGCTGAGGGCATAGGAAATCCCGTTATATACGTAGGAAGCAAGACAGGTCGCGATGGGCTTGGCGGAGCCGTTATGGCAAGCGATAGCTTTAACGATGAAAATAAATCACTTCGTCCGACCGTTCAGGTAGGCGATCCGTTTGCCGAAAAGCTTCTTCTTGAGGCGTGTCTGGAACTATTTAAGAAAGATTACATCATAGGCATTCAGGATATGGGCGCAGCAGGCCTTACTTCAAGTAGCTTTGAGATGGCCGGACGAAGCGGAAGCGGTATGAAGATGTATCTTGACCGCGTTCCGATGAGAGAAAGCGGTATGACGCCTTATGAGCTTATGCTTAGCGAAAGCCAAGAAAGAATGCTGATATGTGCCAAAAAAGGCTACGAGCAAAAGGTTGTAGAGATATTTAAGAAGTGGGACTTGGACGCCGAGATCATAGGAGAGGTAACCGATACCGGCAAGATGCAGCTTTATTGGCACGGCGAGCTTGCAGGCGAAATTCCGATAGATCCTGTTGCTCAGGCAGCTCCGGTGCTTGATCGTCCTACGAAAAAGCCGGCGTATCTTGACGAGATAAAAGATATAAATTTGGATAAATTTGAAAAGGTTGATAACAAAACTGCTTTTGGTAAGCTTCTTTACGATCCGCATATCTTAAATAAATCTTTGATCTATGATCAATACGATGCAAATATCCAGACAAACACGATCAAGCAGCCAGGAAATTTAGGTGCAAGCGTGATTAGAGTAAGGCAGAGCGGCAAAGCTATAGCTATGGGCATGGAGTGCTCTCCTCGCCACAACTACGTAGATCCAAAGATAGGCGCAGCTATGGCGGTTGCATCAAGCGGACGAAAGGTGGCTATGAGTGGCGCTATGCCGCTTGCTATAACCGACTGCTTAAACTACGGAAATCCTGAAAATCCCGAAGTTATGTGGCAGTTCGCGCAGGGTTGTGATGGTATAAAAGAGGCGTGCCGAGAGCTAATGACTCCCGTTGTAAGCGGAAATGTGAGCCTTTATAACGACACGGACGGCGTAAGTGTGTATCCGACACCTGCTATCGTAAGTGTAGGCGTAAATGAAAGCGCTCATAAAAATTTACCGAGCGTCTTTGTAAAAGAAGGGACACCGATATATCTGATAGGCGAAACTACAGGCGAATTTGCTGCAAGCCTTTATATGAAAAATTTATACAACTCGGTTAGCGGCGAACTAAAAGAGATTGATTATAAAAAAGAAAGAGCGCTTTGGGATCTTGTGATAGAGGCAAATAAAGAAGGAGTTTTGGAATTTGCAAACTCGGTTGGCACGGGCGGAGTAGCTATGACGCTAGTTAAAATGGCTTGCATGAGCGAGATAGGCGCAAGATGTGAGTGTAAATTTGGCGATAGCAGATGGATATTTGACGAGAGCTTTTCGCGAGCCGTTGTTGGCGTAAAGGATGAGGCGAAATTTAGTGAATTAGCAAGCAAATTCGGGCTTAAAGTAAGCAAAATAGGCGTAACGGGCGGAAGCAAATTTGAAATAGATGGCGTGAGCGAAAATTTAAAAGATATAAGCGAGGTTTACTTTAATGAGTTTGCTAGAGTTATTAAACAAGAAGACTGA
- a CDS encoding SDH family Clp fold serine proteinase, producing MSLLELLNKKTEEKEEIREQKMNQRNVAKPPILFNETQQLIKAIEAKLGGSLITYYNSNAGSVCGNDASAMYEILKGKKIENAFLFIKSDGGSGIASLRIISTLRNYCKNITALVPANCASAATMMALGANEIVMGPLAYLTPVDTSLKHELSPTNKNNELVSVSMDELSRVIKLWKTNEKDKDENPYKSLYEYIHPLVFGAVDRASSLSLKICREILRYHINDDEKIQKISERLNSDYPAHEYPILFREAEEIGLHVKKMDDELNEMLQELTLLYSEMGQRAFTDFDENSYHDNNIANIIEANGKQIYYQIDKDWFYRPDERRWNVMNDESSWRKNELVNGKLKNTIYHLW from the coding sequence ATGAGTTTGCTAGAGTTATTAAACAAGAAGACTGAGGAAAAAGAGGAGATAAGAGAGCAGAAGATGAATCAAAGAAACGTAGCCAAGCCGCCTATTTTATTTAACGAAACGCAGCAGCTTATCAAGGCGATCGAGGCGAAGCTTGGCGGTTCGCTCATCACCTACTACAACTCAAACGCAGGTAGCGTATGCGGAAACGACGCAAGTGCGATGTATGAAATTTTAAAGGGTAAAAAGATAGAAAACGCCTTTTTGTTTATCAAAAGTGACGGCGGTAGCGGTATCGCCTCGCTTCGTATCATAAGTACGCTTAGAAACTACTGCAAGAATATAACCGCTCTTGTGCCTGCAAACTGCGCGTCGGCTGCAACTATGATGGCTCTTGGCGCAAATGAGATCGTTATGGGTCCGCTTGCGTATCTAACTCCCGTTGATACTTCGCTTAAGCACGAACTAAGCCCTACAAATAAAAATAACGAGCTTGTAAGCGTGTCGATGGACGAGCTAAGCCGCGTGATAAAACTATGGAAAACAAACGAAAAAGATAAGGATGAAAACCCGTATAAATCCCTATATGAGTACATTCATCCGCTTGTATTCGGTGCAGTAGATCGCGCCAGCTCGCTTTCGCTTAAAATTTGTCGTGAAATTTTGCGTTATCACATCAATGACGATGAAAAAATTCAAAAAATTTCGGAGCGGCTAAATAGCGATTATCCTGCGCATGAGTATCCGATACTATTTCGCGAAGCCGAAGAGATCGGGCTTCATGTAAAAAAGATGGATGATGAGCTAAATGAGATGCTTCAAGAGCTTACTTTGCTTTATTCAGAGATGGGGCAAAGGGCGTTTACGGACTTTGATGAAAACAGCTATCATGATAACAACATCGCAAACATCATCGAAGCAAACGGCAAGCAGATATATTATCAGATAGATAAAGACTGGTTTTATCGTCCTGATGAGCGCCGCTGGAACGTCATGAATGATGAGAGCTCATGGCGCAAGAACGAGCTTGTTAACGGCAAGTTA